The genomic region CTATGCCCGCGGCATCGGCGTCGAGCAGAACCTCGCCGAATCCTACAAATGGTTCAGCTTAGCTGCCGCCCAGGGCGATGCGGATGCCGCCGGCAAGCGCGACGACGTCGCCAAGCGCCTCGACCCGCAATCGCTCGCCGCCGCCAAGCTCGCGATCCAGACCTTCAGCGCCGAGCCGCAGCCCGACGATGCCGTCAACGTTGCGGCCCCGAACGGCGGCTGGGACAGCGCACCGCAGGCCAGCGCGAAGCCGGCCCCGAAGCCGGTCGCGACCAAGCGCTCGGCATCAGCGGCGCATTGAGCCGCATCGCGTTCGATCCAACGCAGAGACACTCCCAAGCCTCTCCGCAAGTGCAGGGGTGGCACATATGGATTCCACGGGGATTGTCAGCGGGCTTGCTTCGCCTCTCCCGCTTGCGGGAGAGGCCGACGCGCTCGCAGAGCGCGGCGGGTGAGGGCTTTCGCCACGCAGGGAATCTTTCGCGATCCTCAACAATCCCGACGCGGAAACACCCTCTCCCCAGCCCTCCCCGCAAGCGGGGGAGGGAGCCCAGTGCCGATGCCGCCGCATCGTGCACACCAAATGCGCCAGCCCTGCGCCAGCGGGAGACGGCTGGGGGTACCAGCTCGCAACTTTTGCATTCTGCGGGGAAATCGCTATTTTCCGCGGCCCGGAGGCCCCTGATGTCCGTTATTGATCTAGCCGCAAACCCGAGCGAGTTGCGTGCGCTCGCCGAACAATCCAACGCCTGGCCGTTCGAGCAGGCGAAGGCCATTGTCGCGCGGCTGAAGAAGAGCCCGAAGGACGAGGTGCTGTTCGAGACCGGCTACGGTCCGTCCGGCCTGCCGCATATCGGCACGTTCGGCGAGGTGGCGCGCACCTCGATGGTGCGTCACGCCTTCCGCGTGCTCACCGAGGACAAGATCAAGACGCGCCTCTTGGCGTTCTCCGACGACATGGACGGCTTCCGCAAGGTGCCCGACAACGTTCCGAACAAGGAGATGCTGGCGGAGCATCTCGGCAAGCCGCTGACGCGGGTGCCGGATCCGTTCTCCAACGAATACCCGTCGTTCGGCCATCACAACAATGCGCGGCTGCGCGCCTTCCTCGATCATTTCGGCTTCGACTACGAGTTCGCGAGCTCGACCGACTATTACACGTCGGGCCGCTTCGACGCGACGCTGCTCAAGATGCTCGCCGCCTACGACAAGATCATGGCGATCATCCTGCCGACGCTGGGTCCGGACCGCCGCGCGACCTATTCGCCGTTCCTGCCCATCAGCAAGACCACGGGCGTCGTGCTGCAGGTGCCGATGATCCGCCGCGACGTCGCGGCGGGCACGGTGACCTATGTCGATCCCGACACCCACCAGGAAGTTGAAACGCCCGTCACCGGCGGCAACGTCAAGTGCCAGTGGAAGGCCGACTGGGCGATGCGCTGGGTCGCGCTCGGCGTCGACTACGAGATGGCCGGCAAGGACCTGATCGATTCCGTGAAGCTGTCCGGCGCGATCGCGAAGGCGCTCGGCAGCACGCCGCCGGAAGGTTTCAACTACGAGCTCTTCCTCGACGAGAAGGGCCAGAAGATCTCGAAGTCGAAGGGCAATGGCCTCACCATCGACGAATGGCTGCGCTACGCCTCGCCGGAATCGCTGTCGCTGTTCATGTATCGCGAGCCGAAGGCGGCCAAGCGGCTGTATTTCGACGTCATCCCGCGCAACGTCGACGACTACCAGCAATTCCTCGACGGCTTTCCGAAGCAGGACGGCAAGCAGCAGCTCGGCAATCCGGTCTGGCACATCCACAACGGCAAGCCGCCGAAGGGCGACATGCCCGTCACCTTCCAGCTGCTCTTGACGCTGGTGTCGTCGTCGAACGCGGAGAACGCCGAGACGCTGTGGGGCTTCATCGGCCGCTACCGGCCCGGCGTGAGCCCGCAGACGCATCCGAAGCTGGATGCGATGGTCGGCTACGCCATCAACTATTATCGCGACTTCGTCGCGCCGACGAAGCAGTTCCGCGTGCCGACGGACAGCGAGCGCGCGGCGCTGCAGGACCTGCGCGATGCGCTCTCGCAGCTTGCGCAGGACGCCTCGGCCGAGGAGATCCAGAACGTCGTCTACGAGATCGGCCGCCGCGAGCCGTTCCTCGACCAGGTCAAGAAGGGCAAGGACGGCCGCCCCGGCGTCACGCTGGACTGGTTCAACATGCTCTACCAGGTGCTGCTCGGCCAGGAGAAGGGCCCGCGCTTCGGCTCCTTCGTCGCGGTCTACGGCGTGCAGAACGCAGTGAACATGATCGACGGCGCGCTGGCGAGGAGTGCGTGAAAGATATGTAGCCCGGATGGAGCGAAGCGTAATCCGGGATTCCCGCAGCGGAGAGACTTTCCCGGATTGCGCTTCGCTCCATCCAGGCTACGGGTCTCCAGCTCAGATCGACCGCAGCACGTAGCGCCGGTTGTCCTTCTGCACGGGCCTTGCGTTCATCGGGTACAGCTTTGCGAACGCGGCGACATCGCTTCCCGCCACCTGGATCGGGGTGGTCAGCAGCAGCCATTCGACCACTTCGGAGCAGGGCGGCGTCGTCAGCGAGCCGGGATAGCGGTAATAGCTGAGCTTCGGCGGCAGCATGGCCAGCGGATCGATGCTCGCATCCGCCTTTACCGCGGGCCCTTCCGCCGCCGGCATGGTCTTGACGATCTTGGCGAAGGCCGCGTTCGGCCTGCCCTCGGTCATGAGCACGCCGACGACCGCGAGCCCGCCGGCGTCGTTGCGATGGACGAAATGCGCCTCCATCGGAAAATTCTTGCCGCCGATCATGTGCTCGCTGGGCCGGTGGAAGTGCACCTGGAGCAGCTTGTACTTGACGTCGCCGAGAAGAAGCGTGCTGCCTTCGGCGAAGTTGAGCTGGATCGTATGCCCGTTGTTGACGATGGTGTCGGCGCTCTTGCCCCAGCTCAGCTTCAGAACCGGCAATTGCGACTTGATCGTCGCCTCGATGTCGATCGGCGATTGCTGCAGGCCGACCGCGCAGGCCTTGTTGGCCGCGTCGAGATCGCCCCACTTGGCCGGACCGCCGGCGCCCTCATAGCTCCAATGCGCGCCTTCGGCGGCGAAGGCGGGCTTGCACAATGGACAAAGTGCGAGACCCGCCAGGGCCTTCAATGCGTGACGGCGATTCATCGTATTTCCCCTCGAGATGAACTTGGTCGGCAATAGATGCGCAACCTAGGTGAGAGGGGTGGTGAGTCGCAATGGCGATCACTGCGCGAACGGTGGCGTGGGCCGGTGTCATGGGCCGTCACGCAGTCACTGGCTTGCCCACAGGATCCGCGCAATCCACGCCACATCGCCCGCCGCCATCATGCGTTCGGCCTGCGTCGCATCGAGCGGCTGAAGCTCCAGCGCCTTGGCCGTGCGGCGCTTCAGCGTCGCGACCGTCATCTCGCCCGCCTTGCTCCTCACCACCACGCGGTCGCCTTTGCGGATCGGCGCGCCCGGTGAAACCAAGACGATGTCGCCGTCGCGATAGACGGGCGCAAGCGCATCGCCGGAAATCTCCAGCGCAAAGGCGTGGCTGTCCTCGGTGGCGGGCAGCGCGATGTCGGTCCATCCGTTGCCGGATGGAAGGCCGGCCTCGTCGAAAGCGCCGCTCGTCCCGGCCTGCGCGAAACCGAGCAGCGGCACCGAGCGGCCATCGCGCGCACCGTCGTCGTCGATCAACCTGGCAAAGCTGTCGATCGAGGCGTCGGCCGCGGCCAGCGCCTTTGCGATCGATTCGGTCGAGGGCCAGCGTTCGCGGCCGTCGGCGGTGACGCGCTTGGACCTGTTGAAGGTGGTGGGATCGAGCCCGGCACGCTTGGCAAGGCCGGACGGCGACAGCCCGGCGCGCGCCGCCAGCCGGTCCAGCGCGGCCCAGATCTGGTCGTGAGTCAGCATCCTCTGCGCTTTGGCCTGTCTGACCATGGAAGGTCCAGCCCGTCGCAACTCAGGAAAACTGTCCTCAAATCAACCGGTTTTCCGTTTTTCGCGCAAGAGGCGACCGAGGGCGGTGTTTTCAAACGAAGCGGGTAGCCGTTTGCGTCAGGGAAACGCGCCAGAACGGGGATCTGAAGCGCCGTTCCGATTTCATCGGCGCGGAAAGGCTCTAAGTCTTGAGTTCGGAAGGCACGGCCTTTACGGTCGCGCCCGGGTTTCGAGGACCCGCAAAGAACGAAAAACCCAAAAGACTCAAAGAACAAACAAGGCTGCGGTAGCGGTGGTCAAGATCTACAAAATCTGTCCGGCCTCGGCCTGGCGCGAGGCGGAACGGCAGGGTGTCTACCGGGGCAGCGCAGATGATGCGCGCGACGGGTTCATCCATTTCTCGACCGCGGCCCAGGTTCCCGAGACCCTGCGCAAGCACTATTTCGGACAGCGCGCGCTGTTCCTGGTCGAGGTCGACGGCGATGCGCTGGGGAGCGAATTGCGCTGGGAACGCTCGCGCAATGACGAACTCTTTCCCCATCTCTATGGCGAGCTCGATCTCGGCGCGGTCCTTGCGGTGATGAACCTCAACACGCGCTCCGACGGCGGTCACGATGTTCCGGAGCTGTTGCCGTGATCCGCGCGTTCGACGCCTTTTCGCTGCCGGTGCTGCGCTGGCTCGATCCCGAAGACGCGCATCGCCTCGCGATCCAGGGCCTGCGCTTCCTGCCGCCGGTCAAGCCGCGTGCCGACGATCCCAAGCTCGCGGTGCGCGCCTTCGGGCTGAACTTTCCCAATCCGATCGGCATGGCCGCGGGCTTCGACAAGAGCGCCGAGGTGCCGGACGCGTTGCTGCGGCTCGGCTTCGGCTTCGTCGAGATCGGCTCGGTGACGCCGAAGCCGCAAGCCGGCAATCCGCGCCCGCGGCTGTTCCGGCTCGAGCGCGACGAGGCGATCATCAACCGCATGGGCTTCAACAATGACGGCGCGGAGGCGGCTCTGCGCCGGCTTGCCGCGCGCGCGCAGCACGGCGGCATCGTCGGCGTCAATGTCGGTGCCAACAAGGATTCGCCGGACCGCGTCGGCGACTACGTCAAGCTGATCGAGACCTTCGCGCCGGTGGCGAGCTATTTCACCGTCAACGTCTCCTCGCCGAACACGCCGGGCCTGCGCAATCTTCAGGAAGGCGCGCTGCTCGACGATCTCCTCGCACGCGTGATCGATGCCCGCGAGCGTGTCAGGCAGAAGGCCGGCGACACGCCGGTGCTGCTCAAGATCGCGCCGGATCTCAGCCTTGCCCAGCTCGACGACGTCGTCCACGTCGCGCGCTCGCGCCGGGTCGACGGCATGATCGTGTCGAACACCACGATCGCGCGGCCGAGCACGTTGCGTGAAGCGATGCGGGCGAAGGAGCAGGGCGGCCTGTCCGGCCGGCCGCTGTTCCGCCTGTCGACGCGAATGGTCGCGGAAACCTATGTGCGGGTCGAGGGCGCATTCCCGCTGATCGGCGTCGGCGGCGTGGATTCGGGCGGCGCCGCGCTGACCAAGATCCGCGCCGGGGCCAGCCTGATCCAGCTCTATTCGTCGCTGGTCTACAAGGGCCTCGGCCTCGTCGACGAGATCAAGCGCGACCTGACGTCGACGCTGCTCCGCACGGGTCGGGATTCGCTCGCCGAGATCGTCGGCGCCGATGCGGCGACGCTGACGGCGGAAGACTGGCCGGGGATGTGAGGCACTCTCGTGCCCCGGACGCCATAAGCGCGTTTACGCGCGTCTTCGACGCGCTATGGCAGCGCTCCTTAGCGATGCGCTGCAGAGCCGGGGCCCATCTAACCGCTCGCGCAAGCTCCTCCGTCCCGGCTCGCGCTTCGCGCGTCCGGGACACAACAGCTACGATTTCACGAACGTCGCCCGGTACAGCGCCGGATACCTCGCGCCCTGCAAGCCGCCGCGCGCGACGTAGAACGCGATCAACGCGCTCCACAGGCCGGCATTGCCGAACGATTGCAGCGCCAACCAGACGGCGAAGAAGATCGCGAGCGAGAGCAGCATCAGATTGCGCATCTCCCGCGCCCAGGTCGCGCCGACATAGATGCCGTCGAAGCCGAAGGCGAACACGCCGGGGACCGGCGCCAGCACGATGAAGGGCAGGAACTCGCGCGCGGCGCGGCGGACGTCCTCGCTCGCCGTCATGACGTCGATGATATCAGGGCCGAAGCCTGCGAACAGCACGGCGACGACGACGGCGAAGCCGAGCCCCCACAGCAGCACCAGCCTGGTCGAATCCGCAAATCCTTCGGCGTCGCGCCCGCCAAAGGCGCGGCCGCAGAGCTGCTGGGCCGCGTTGGCAAGGCCGTCGAGGAAGAAGGCGCTGACCAGGAGGAAATTGTTGAGCACGGAGTTCGCGGCCAGCGTGACGTCGCCGGCACGCGCGCCCTTGGCGGTGAAGAACAGGAACACGGCGATCAGCGCCGCGGTGCGGATCAGGATGTCGGTGTTCACCGCCAGGAGCCGCATCAGCTTGGCGCGATCGAACAGCGTTGCGCGAGGGACTGCAAAACCGCCGACCGCATGGCGCCGGCACACGATCACGCCGAGCATGAAGCCGATCGTCTCCGACGCCAGCGCGGCGGTCGCTGCGCCGGCGATGCCGGTGTCGTAGACCAGCACCAATAGGATCGTCGCCACCATATTGATGAGGTTGATGACGACCTGGAGCGCAAGAGCCGGATTGGCGCGGGCCTGCCCCACCAGCCAGCCGAGGATGACGTAATTGGCGAAGGCGAAGGGCGAGGACCAGATCCGGATCATGAAATAGGTCTTTGCCGCGCGCGTCACGCCTTCGCTGCCGCCCATCAGGTCGAACAGTGCGCCTGCCAGCGGCAGCTGCAGCGCGATCAGCGCCGCACCGATCAGGCCGGCGACGATGAAGCCGCGCACCAGGATCACGGTCTGCTCGCGCGTCTCGCCCGCGCCGAGCGCCTGCGCGGTGAAGGCGAGCGTGCTCATGCGCAGGAAGCCGAACAGCCAGAACAGGCAGTCGAAGATCACGGAGGCCATCGCGACGCCGCCGAGCAGCGCGGCATCGTCGAGCCGGCCGATCGCGGTGGTCGAGACCACGCCGATCAGCGGCGTCGTGAGGTTCGCGACCATCGCGGGACCTGCGATGGCGAAGACCTGCCGGCTTCCGACGCGGTGATGGACGGGTGCGTGCATCTTTCAGAACACGAGCACCATGCCGTCTTCGGCGGCGAGGTGCTCGACCTCGCCCAGGCGCGACAGCATGTCGTCGCTCATATGGGTGAGGACGAGCCGCTTGGCGCCGATGTCGGGCAGATGCTGTTCCAAGGTCTTCAGGCTGAGATGGTTCTTCACCACCTTCTCGTACATATAGGCCTCGGCGATGAAAAGGTCCGCGCCATGCGCCAGCGGAATGAGCGTCTCCGTCCATTCGGTATCGGCGCTGTAGGCGAGCGTGCGGCCCTCGGCGGCGACGCGATAGGCCAGGAAAGGCCCGCCGGATTCGCCGTGCACGACCGGATAGGGGGTCACATTCACCGCGCCGAAGTCTTGGCTTTGCCCGGGGGCGAGCTCGATCACGTTCAGCTCGAAGCGCTGCTTGGTGTTCGAGGAATGCTCGAACAGCGCTTCCATCACCTCGCGCAGCCGCCGCTCGATGCCGTGCGGGCCCGCGATCGTCAGCGGCCGCGTTCGCCGCGAGAATTGCGCGTCGAGCAGAAAGAACGGCAGGCCGGCAAAATGGTCACCGTGGAAATGCGTGATCAGGATCAGATCGATGTCGCCCCGATCGATCTCGAGCCGCTTCAGCGCCGGCAGCGCCGACGCGCCGCAGTCGATCAGGAAGTTGGCTTCGCGCCCGGAGACATGAAAGCAGGTGTTGAGCCTGCCGCCGGAGCCGAAGGCGTCACCACAGCCGACGAAACGCAGTTGCATCGGCTGCGCACTCCCTCAATCTGATCCTTACCGGCCGCGCGGCGCGCCGAACACGCGCGACAGCAGCCAGATCGGAATCACGATGACCGCACCGAGCAGGAAGTAGCGCCACAGCCAGTTCACCGCATCGAAGCCGAGATCCCACAGACGCTGGAACAACAGGCGGATGCTGTGGATGATGTTCCAGGGGTCGAAGCCGATCGTGGCCAGCACGACGCCGACCAGGATCGAGAGCAGCACCAGGCGGAACGCGACGGTCAGCGGCGAGCCGCCGAGAAAGCGGTGCAGGCCGTCGCTGCGGCCGGCCGGCAAATCTCTGACGTCTTGGACCATCGCAAACTCCTGAAGCGGATTCGCCCCCATTATAGGCACGGCGGGGGACATGGGGAACCCGCAAGCGGACGTCAATCGGGTTACGGGAGTTTAATTCGGCGAGCGGGAGAGGGAGCGCACCGCCCTCATGGCAACAGTTCACACCTCAATTTCCGCCGGCTCCGCCTTCAGCATCCTTTCCAGCGTCTCCAGCCGGTCGGCCTCCCGCGGCGGCTTGTCCCAGCGCAGGCGGCTGATGCGGGGGAAACGCATGGCGACGCCGGATTTGTGCCTGGGCGAACGCTGCAGTCCCTCGAAAGCGACCTCCAGCACCAGCCCCTTGTCGCCCTCGTGCACGACGTGACGCACGGGGCCGAATTTTTCCGTGGTGTTGCGGCGGACGAAGCGGTCGATCTGCAAGAGCTCCTCGTCGGTGAAGCCGAAATAGGCTTTTCCGACCGGCACCAGCTCCTCGCCGTTCTCGGTCTCGGTCCAGACGCCAAAGGTGTAATCGGAATAATAGGACGAGCGCTTGCCGTGGCCGCGCTGCGCATACATCAGCACGGCATCGATGATGTGCGGGTCGCGCTTCCATTTCCACCATTGCCCCTTCGGCCGCCCCGGAAGATAAGGCGCATCGCGCCGCTTCAGCATCACGCCCTCGATGGCGTCCGCATCCTCGCCGGCGCCGGCGCTGGCGGGATCGGCGCGCGCGGCGGTGAGTGCCTCCCAGCTATCGAAGGCCACGGTGGGCGACAGATCGATGCGGGGATCGTCGAGCTTTGCGATGAATCTCTCCAGGCGCTCGCGCCGCTCGGCAAAAGGCAGCTCGCGCAGATCGTTCTCGTCGTCGCCGAGCAGATCGTAGGCGCGCAAGTGAATCGGAAACTCCTTGATCAGCTTCGGCGAGACGACCTTGCGGTTGAGCCGCTGCTGCAACACG from Bradyrhizobium sp. CB1015 harbors:
- a CDS encoding lysine--tRNA ligase; translation: MSVIDLAANPSELRALAEQSNAWPFEQAKAIVARLKKSPKDEVLFETGYGPSGLPHIGTFGEVARTSMVRHAFRVLTEDKIKTRLLAFSDDMDGFRKVPDNVPNKEMLAEHLGKPLTRVPDPFSNEYPSFGHHNNARLRAFLDHFGFDYEFASSTDYYTSGRFDATLLKMLAAYDKIMAIILPTLGPDRRATYSPFLPISKTTGVVLQVPMIRRDVAAGTVTYVDPDTHQEVETPVTGGNVKCQWKADWAMRWVALGVDYEMAGKDLIDSVKLSGAIAKALGSTPPEGFNYELFLDEKGQKISKSKGNGLTIDEWLRYASPESLSLFMYREPKAAKRLYFDVIPRNVDDYQQFLDGFPKQDGKQQLGNPVWHIHNGKPPKGDMPVTFQLLLTLVSSSNAENAETLWGFIGRYRPGVSPQTHPKLDAMVGYAINYYRDFVAPTKQFRVPTDSERAALQDLRDALSQLAQDASAEEIQNVVYEIGRREPFLDQVKKGKDGRPGVTLDWFNMLYQVLLGQEKGPRFGSFVAVYGVQNAVNMIDGALARSA
- a CDS encoding carbonic anhydrase is translated as MNRRHALKALAGLALCPLCKPAFAAEGAHWSYEGAGGPAKWGDLDAANKACAVGLQQSPIDIEATIKSQLPVLKLSWGKSADTIVNNGHTIQLNFAEGSTLLLGDVKYKLLQVHFHRPSEHMIGGKNFPMEAHFVHRNDAGGLAVVGVLMTEGRPNAAFAKIVKTMPAAEGPAVKADASIDPLAMLPPKLSYYRYPGSLTTPPCSEVVEWLLLTTPIQVAGSDVAAFAKLYPMNARPVQKDNRRYVLRSI
- a CDS encoding helix-turn-helix transcriptional regulator, whose protein sequence is MVRQAKAQRMLTHDQIWAALDRLAARAGLSPSGLAKRAGLDPTTFNRSKRVTADGRERWPSTESIAKALAAADASIDSFARLIDDDGARDGRSVPLLGFAQAGTSGAFDEAGLPSGNGWTDIALPATEDSHAFALEISGDALAPVYRDGDIVLVSPGAPIRKGDRVVVRSKAGEMTVATLKRRTAKALELQPLDATQAERMMAAGDVAWIARILWASQ
- a CDS encoding DUF952 domain-containing protein — its product is MVKIYKICPASAWREAERQGVYRGSADDARDGFIHFSTAAQVPETLRKHYFGQRALFLVEVDGDALGSELRWERSRNDELFPHLYGELDLGAVLAVMNLNTRSDGGHDVPELLP
- a CDS encoding quinone-dependent dihydroorotate dehydrogenase, whose amino-acid sequence is MIRAFDAFSLPVLRWLDPEDAHRLAIQGLRFLPPVKPRADDPKLAVRAFGLNFPNPIGMAAGFDKSAEVPDALLRLGFGFVEIGSVTPKPQAGNPRPRLFRLERDEAIINRMGFNNDGAEAALRRLAARAQHGGIVGVNVGANKDSPDRVGDYVKLIETFAPVASYFTVNVSSPNTPGLRNLQEGALLDDLLARVIDARERVRQKAGDTPVLLKIAPDLSLAQLDDVVHVARSRRVDGMIVSNTTIARPSTLREAMRAKEQGGLSGRPLFRLSTRMVAETYVRVEGAFPLIGVGGVDSGGAALTKIRAGASLIQLYSSLVYKGLGLVDEIKRDLTSTLLRTGRDSLAEIVGADAATLTAEDWPGM
- a CDS encoding MATE family efflux transporter; this encodes MHAPVHHRVGSRQVFAIAGPAMVANLTTPLIGVVSTTAIGRLDDAALLGGVAMASVIFDCLFWLFGFLRMSTLAFTAQALGAGETREQTVILVRGFIVAGLIGAALIALQLPLAGALFDLMGGSEGVTRAAKTYFMIRIWSSPFAFANYVILGWLVGQARANPALALQVVINLINMVATILLVLVYDTGIAGAATAALASETIGFMLGVIVCRRHAVGGFAVPRATLFDRAKLMRLLAVNTDILIRTAALIAVFLFFTAKGARAGDVTLAANSVLNNFLLVSAFFLDGLANAAQQLCGRAFGGRDAEGFADSTRLVLLWGLGFAVVVAVLFAGFGPDIIDVMTASEDVRRAAREFLPFIVLAPVPGVFAFGFDGIYVGATWAREMRNLMLLSLAIFFAVWLALQSFGNAGLWSALIAFYVARGGLQGARYPALYRATFVKS
- a CDS encoding MBL fold metallo-hydrolase — protein: MQLRFVGCGDAFGSGGRLNTCFHVSGREANFLIDCGASALPALKRLEIDRGDIDLILITHFHGDHFAGLPFFLLDAQFSRRTRPLTIAGPHGIERRLREVMEALFEHSSNTKQRFELNVIELAPGQSQDFGAVNVTPYPVVHGESGGPFLAYRVAAEGRTLAYSADTEWTETLIPLAHGADLFIAEAYMYEKVVKNHLSLKTLEQHLPDIGAKRLVLTHMSDDMLSRLGEVEHLAAEDGMVLVF
- a CDS encoding DUF6460 domain-containing protein, whose amino-acid sequence is MVQDVRDLPAGRSDGLHRFLGGSPLTVAFRLVLLSILVGVVLATIGFDPWNIIHSIRLLFQRLWDLGFDAVNWLWRYFLLGAVIVIPIWLLSRVFGAPRGR